Proteins encoded in a region of the Thunnus maccoyii chromosome 4, fThuMac1.1, whole genome shotgun sequence genome:
- the hck gene encoding tyrosine-protein kinase HCK, translated as MGCVGSKKEQEPLGKGMGNDDLQNRTQTAHYVKDPTAGNSGNKASKMPSNANAPDGESIAMALYDYEAIHDGDLGFKKGDKLRILEESGEWWRAMLISTGQEGFIPSNYVAKDTLEAEEWFFKGVSRKDAERQLLAPGNKVGSYMIRDSETTKGSYSLSVRDSDVQSGDTVKHYKIRTLDNGGFYISPRITFSTLQELVSHYKKQGDGLCQTLTNPCLSPKPEKPWEKDAWEIPRSSLKLERRLGAGQFGEVWMATYNKHTKVAVKTMKPGSMSVEAFMAEANLMKTLQHDKLVRLNAVVTKEEPIYIITEFMEKGSLLDFLKSDEGNRVQLPKLIDFSAQIAEGMAYIEQRNYIHRDLRAANILVNKALVCKIADFGLARIIEDNEYTAREGAKFPIKWTAPEAINYGSFTIKSDVWSFGILLTEIISYGRTPYPGMTNPEVIRSLEKGYRMQRLDSCPTELYEIMLECWKNKPEDRPTFDYLQSVLEDFYTATESQYQQQP; from the exons ATGGGCTGTGTGGGCTCAAAGAAGGAACAGGAGCCTCTCGGCAAAGGGATGGGTAATGACGATCTGCAGAACCGCACACAGACGGCCCACTATGTCAAAGACCCCACTGCAGGAAACTCCGGAAATAAAGCT AGCAAAATGCCTTCCAATGCCAATGCACCAGATG GAGAGAGCATTGCCATGGCACTGTACGACTATGAGGCCATTCATGATGGAGACCTCGGCTTCAAGAAGGGAGATAAACTCCGAATCTTAGAGGA aTCGGGGGAGTGGTGGAGAGCTATGTTAATCAGTACAGGTCAGGAAGGCTTCATTCCCAGTAATTATGTAGCCAAAGACACTTTGGAGGCAGAGGA GTGGTTCTTCAAGGGTGTGAGCAGGAAAGATGCTGAGCGGCAGCTGCTGGCCCCTGGGAACAAAGTGGGATCCTACATGATCCGAGACAGTGAAACCACCAAGG GCAGctactctctgtctgtcagggATAGCGATGTTCAGTCTGGTGACACAGTTAAACATTATAAGATCCGTACCTTGGACAACGGAGGATTCTACATCTCTCCCCGCATCACCTTCAGCACCCTGCAGGAGCTGGTCAGCCATTACAAAA AGCAGGGAGATGGCCTCTGCCAAACCCTGACCAACCCGTGCCTGAGTCCCAAACCTGAGAAGCCATGGGAGAAAGACGCTTGGGAAATCCCAAGATCATCACTCAAACTGGAGAGGAGGCTCGGTGCTGGGCAATTTGGAGAAGTCTGGATGG ctaCATACAATAAGCACACAAAGGTAGCAGTGAAGACCATGAAGCCTGGCAGCATGTCAGTTGAAGCCTTCATGGCTGAGGCCAACCTGATGAAGACTCTACAGCATGACAAACTGGTTCGACTCAACGCTGTGGTCACCAAGGAGGAGCCTATCTATATTATCACTGAGTTCATGGAGAAag GTAGTTTATTAGACTTCCTAAAGAGTGATGAGGGCAACCGTGTCCAGCTCCCCAAGCTCATCGACTTCTCTGCCCAG ATTGCAGAGGGCATGGCCTACATTGAGCAGAGGAACTACATCCACAGAGACCTGAGAGCTGCCAACATCTTGGTCAATAAGGCTTTAGTGTGCAAAATTGCTGACTTTGGTCTTGCTCGCATCATTGAAGACAACGAGTACACAGCCAGGGAAG GGGCCAAATTCCCTATCAAGTGGACCGCCCCTGAGGCCATCAACTACGGCTCTTTCACCATTAAATCAGACGTCTGGTCCTTTGGCATCTTGCTGACAGAGATTATCAGCTATGGACGCACACCATACCCAG GTATGACCAACCCAGAAGTGATCCGTTCCCTGGAGAAGGGCTACCGAATGCAGCGCTTGGACAGCTGTCCCACGGAACTCTATGAAATCATGTTGGAGTGCTGGAAGAACAAGCCAGAAGACCGCCCTACCTTCGATTACCTGCAGAGTGTCCTGGAGGATTTCTACACAGCCACAGAGAGCCAGTATCAGCAGCAGCCATGA